A portion of the Calderihabitans maritimus genome contains these proteins:
- a CDS encoding ABC transporter permease codes for MHLSRWLRYLWVRFWFSAQMAWHGVLANPLRSALTILGVAIGVASVVSLMGIGEGARKAVVHQFKSLGANVIVIRAEDPSVEFEPDEVPELVERVEGLEKATPVVHTQSLMRWRRARGMVDILRVNEQFPEVRDHPLIAGHFFTKWHVEQRSPVAVLGYNFGTGLMGGRNPVGHTFTLNGITFRIIGVLAPKGAGNAEEIDNKVLIPYTTAQRFAEKKTVEEIWGKAGSAREAELAVVQLGRIFRRKLGLDQSAPTPVPVNGKEGLPEGLPGKPLPPRPGGPPEPEPTPPPVLAGGKNLITITNLNQLIKEADKANRVMTLLLGGIAAVSLLVGGLGIMNIMLVAVTERTGEIGVRRALGAKQSDLLVQFLLEALYLSGIGAIAGVAAGIWGIKIFSQYGFETAVSLQAIEIAIGVALASGLLFGVYPAVSASSVPPVEALRR; via the coding sequence ATGCATCTGTCTCGATGGCTTCGTTACCTCTGGGTTCGGTTCTGGTTTAGCGCCCAAATGGCCTGGCATGGGGTTTTAGCCAACCCGCTTCGATCCGCCCTGACCATTCTAGGTGTGGCTATAGGAGTTGCTTCCGTAGTCAGCCTCATGGGTATCGGTGAAGGAGCGCGGAAGGCTGTGGTGCACCAGTTTAAAAGTTTGGGGGCCAACGTAATAGTGATTAGAGCGGAAGACCCGTCCGTGGAGTTCGAACCTGATGAGGTACCGGAACTGGTAGAAAGGGTTGAGGGTTTGGAGAAAGCTACCCCAGTGGTTCATACCCAATCACTGATGCGATGGAGACGAGCCAGGGGAATGGTTGATATCCTCCGGGTGAACGAACAGTTTCCTGAGGTGCGCGATCACCCGTTGATCGCCGGACATTTCTTCACCAAGTGGCATGTGGAGCAGCGTTCACCCGTGGCTGTCCTGGGATATAATTTTGGCACGGGCCTGATGGGAGGGCGTAATCCCGTCGGCCACACTTTTACTCTAAATGGAATTACTTTCCGCATCATAGGAGTGCTAGCGCCCAAAGGTGCCGGAAATGCGGAGGAAATTGACAATAAGGTTCTTATTCCCTATACAACGGCACAAAGGTTCGCTGAGAAGAAGACGGTGGAAGAAATTTGGGGAAAGGCAGGTTCGGCCAGGGAAGCGGAACTGGCGGTGGTACAACTGGGGCGAATTTTTCGGCGCAAGTTAGGACTAGATCAGAGTGCCCCAACACCAGTACCGGTGAACGGGAAGGAAGGTCTTCCTGAAGGACTGCCGGGCAAACCGCTACCTCCCCGGCCAGGTGGTCCACCGGAGCCGGAACCAACACCGCCTCCGGTACTGGCTGGAGGGAAGAATTTAATTACCATCACCAACTTGAATCAATTGATAAAGGAAGCAGATAAGGCCAACAGGGTAATGACTCTTCTGCTAGGGGGAATTGCTGCAGTTTCTTTGCTGGTTGGTGGTTTGGGTATTATGAATATTATGTTGGTAGCGGTAACGGAACGTACCGGAGAAATTGGTGTGCGGCGGGCCCTCGGGGCCAAACAAAGCGACCTCCTGGTACAGTTTTTGCTTGAGGCCCTCTATTTGAGCGGGATTGGGGCTATTGCCGGGGTCGCGGCCGGCATCTGGGGTATTAAAATCTTTTCCCAGTACGGTTTTGAAACAGCAGTGAGTCTTCAGGCCATTGAAATTGCCATTGGAGTAGCTCTAGCTTCCGGGCTATTATTCGGTGTCTATCCGGCTGTTTCTGCTTCTTCGGTACCGCCGGTGGAGGCACTGCGGCGTTAG
- a CDS encoding thiamine pyrophosphate-binding protein, with the protein MPQVWPSQVIARILRKEEGVDVMFGVHGGHTMPFDDWFCMEGGKYYHMRHEQGGVYAADAYARITRKPAVAGGTSGPGMANMASAVAQAYTCRSPVVCLLGQHPILGDDRWTLQEGYGAEMFRSITKASFRVVNPNMIGFYVKKAFRIAAEYPQGPVAVEIPLDVLNWTPVEFNQQAGYTPDWREGRAPRVAGDPELIEEAVDLLLNAEKPVIVAGEGIHWGDAADELLEFVELTQIPVHTRRIARGAVPEDHDLHIEGGYRGRFLRNADVILVIGLRMGYLEGYGAWNDTAKFIQINEASSEICLERKTTLEIIGHPKVVLRQMIDCVKDRGTAIKKREAWLGKIKEGRREWRERQRREVEAVWNEVPIHPQAIGAELARYLNEVIPEATVVFDSYTGTNYITDKITSRFSGRILDAGEWAGVGHGIPMAIGAQVARPGKPVLSYIGDGGIGIAGFDIETAARYDLPIVYVLYNNGVWIAGERKFAYGPDWKTLGPQNKHGRNNDKGIRYRYDRMFEEVGCHGEYVEKIDELWPALERAFNSGKTALVNVNVSPDVWVKMFYRPDWACMFWHIPKDRWYGETHGWETINNAHKQFFGTDIPQTSRDI; encoded by the coding sequence ATGCCTCAAGTATGGCCATCACAGGTTATTGCGAGAATTCTACGCAAAGAAGAAGGCGTAGATGTGATGTTTGGCGTTCATGGTGGACATACCATGCCTTTTGATGACTGGTTTTGTATGGAAGGCGGTAAGTATTATCATATGAGACACGAGCAGGGAGGAGTGTACGCGGCCGATGCCTATGCTCGTATAACCCGTAAACCGGCGGTAGCCGGAGGAACCTCCGGGCCTGGTATGGCCAATATGGCATCAGCTGTAGCCCAAGCTTATACCTGCCGTAGCCCTGTAGTATGTCTTTTGGGTCAGCATCCTATACTGGGAGATGACCGGTGGACGCTGCAAGAAGGGTACGGAGCAGAGATGTTCCGTTCCATCACCAAAGCCAGCTTTCGAGTAGTTAATCCTAACATGATCGGTTTTTATGTCAAGAAGGCTTTTCGGATTGCTGCCGAATACCCCCAGGGCCCAGTAGCTGTTGAGATACCCTTGGATGTTCTCAACTGGACACCGGTAGAGTTTAACCAGCAGGCTGGTTACACCCCCGATTGGCGGGAAGGACGTGCACCCAGAGTGGCGGGGGACCCAGAACTGATAGAAGAAGCAGTGGATCTGTTGCTCAATGCGGAAAAACCAGTAATTGTTGCCGGAGAAGGAATACATTGGGGAGACGCAGCGGATGAACTGTTGGAGTTTGTGGAACTGACCCAGATTCCGGTACACACCCGTCGTATTGCCCGGGGAGCGGTGCCGGAAGATCATGACTTACACATTGAAGGGGGGTATCGTGGACGTTTCCTCCGCAATGCAGACGTAATCTTGGTCATAGGATTGAGAATGGGCTATCTGGAAGGATACGGAGCCTGGAACGATACGGCCAAATTTATTCAAATTAATGAAGCCAGCAGTGAAATTTGCTTAGAGCGGAAGACCACCCTGGAAATCATCGGTCATCCCAAAGTTGTCCTGCGACAGATGATAGATTGTGTAAAAGACCGGGGTACGGCCATTAAGAAGAGAGAAGCTTGGTTGGGCAAGATTAAAGAAGGCAGGAGGGAGTGGAGAGAACGGCAGCGACGAGAGGTAGAGGCAGTTTGGAATGAAGTTCCCATTCACCCGCAGGCCATAGGCGCTGAGTTGGCCAGGTACTTAAACGAGGTCATCCCGGAAGCCACGGTGGTATTTGATTCTTATACAGGTACCAACTATATAACGGACAAGATTACCTCTCGATTTTCGGGCCGTATTTTGGATGCCGGGGAATGGGCCGGGGTAGGTCACGGAATTCCCATGGCCATTGGCGCCCAGGTTGCCCGACCTGGTAAACCGGTTCTTTCGTATATCGGGGATGGCGGAATCGGTATAGCAGGATTTGATATCGAAACGGCTGCTCGTTATGATTTACCCATCGTTTACGTTCTATATAATAATGGGGTTTGGATTGCCGGTGAAAGAAAGTTTGCCTACGGTCCCGATTGGAAGACTTTAGGACCACAAAACAAACATGGGAGAAACAATGATAAGGGTATCCGCTACAGGTACGACCGGATGTTCGAAGAAGTGGGTTGCCACGGTGAATACGTAGAAAAGATAGACGAGCTTTGGCCGGCTTTGGAACGTGCCTTTAATTCCGGCAAGACTGCGTTGGTAAACGTCAATGTCAGTCCTGATGTTTGGGTCAAGATGTTTTACCGTCCTGACTGGGCATGCATGTTCTGGCATATCCCTAAAGACCGTTGGTATGGTGAAACCCACGGTTGGGAGACCATCAATAATGCTCATAAGCAGTTCTTCGGCACTGACATTCCGCAAACTTCTAGAGATATATAA
- a CDS encoding 3-hydroxyacyl-CoA dehydrogenase family protein, whose product MEINRVMIVGAGTMGTGIAQVVAEAGYQVLLSDISEEVLSKSLERIEAFLERKVEKGKISRSDKEKILGRIHTSTGLDRTSCGEMELIIEAVPEDLKLKQNIFQQLDDYTSASTILASNTSSLSITAIASVTQRPSRVLGLHFMNPVPLMQGVEVIGGRLTSEETLSIGKKFVESLGKTPVVAVDYPGFIVSRILDVMLNEAVHCVMDGNSPEEIDKAMKVCTNFPMGPLELIDLAGADILLNVMEAMQREMGEKYRPAPLLRQMVRAGQLGKKTGQGFYRYDQGGKKQ is encoded by the coding sequence ATGGAAATAAATAGGGTCATGATAGTAGGAGCCGGTACTATGGGCACGGGAATTGCTCAGGTAGTAGCGGAAGCAGGATACCAGGTGCTTCTTTCTGACATTTCAGAAGAGGTATTATCCAAGAGCCTAGAACGGATAGAAGCATTCTTGGAACGAAAAGTGGAAAAAGGAAAGATCTCTCGTTCTGATAAAGAGAAAATACTGGGACGTATTCATACCAGTACGGGTCTAGATAGAACTTCTTGTGGGGAAATGGAACTGATAATAGAAGCAGTTCCAGAAGATCTAAAACTTAAACAAAATATCTTCCAACAATTGGATGATTATACTTCAGCCAGTACGATTTTGGCTAGTAATACTTCTTCGCTCTCCATTACTGCCATTGCTTCTGTCACTCAAAGACCTTCGCGGGTTTTAGGGCTACATTTTATGAATCCGGTCCCTTTAATGCAGGGCGTAGAAGTTATCGGCGGGCGCCTTACTTCTGAGGAAACCTTATCCATAGGGAAGAAATTTGTGGAAAGCTTGGGAAAAACTCCAGTGGTGGCTGTTGACTATCCAGGATTTATAGTCAGCCGTATCCTGGACGTAATGTTGAATGAAGCGGTGCATTGCGTGATGGATGGCAATAGTCCAGAAGAAATCGATAAGGCGATGAAAGTTTGTACTAATTTTCCTATGGGGCCCTTAGAATTGATTGATCTGGCCGGAGCGGATATATTACTGAATGTTATGGAGGCCATGCAAAGGGAAATGGGGGAAAAATATCGTCCGGCGCCACTCCTGCGTCAAATGGTAAGAGCGGGACAACTGGGTAAGAAAACCGGTCAAGGTTTTTACCGTTATGACCAAGGGGGAAAGAAACAGTGA
- a CDS encoding DUF362 domain-containing protein has product MTVGLVRYDGQEATLRRLVDLCGGLRNLTGCKVLLKPNVVIGGRRSQPPHGLVTTTRVVEQMINLVRDLGSKEVIIAEGGAVQEDLSLNTPRAYKWSGIADLAERMQIPLVDLNDGPFVTYTYEGVKIEIARPILEADYVINLPVLKTHQLTKISLGIKNLKGVLSPKSKKDFHRHGLEKFIGWLPTKVRVDFTVIDGTYALQKGPVGNDVHSMNVLVAGKDLLALDAVGASLLGINPNDVEHLQVYAGLTGRTLDLASVQVKGERIEELRKPLEWQSKWPQELLDLYKISGVHMETPGNSNCSGCGMGIFVALNRFFRENAGATFDGVEICAGREPVASPQAKKVFCLGKCACETNADHPNAIKIRGCPPSVERIYLRLKEELVERN; this is encoded by the coding sequence GTGACGGTAGGTCTGGTTCGGTACGATGGACAGGAGGCAACTCTAAGACGTTTAGTGGATTTATGTGGAGGGTTGCGGAACTTAACTGGATGTAAAGTTCTTTTAAAACCCAATGTAGTAATCGGCGGTCGCAGGTCTCAACCTCCCCATGGACTGGTTACAACCACAAGAGTGGTGGAGCAAATGATAAATCTAGTCAGAGACTTGGGGAGTAAGGAAGTGATCATAGCTGAAGGTGGGGCGGTCCAGGAAGATTTATCTCTCAATACACCGAGAGCTTACAAGTGGTCGGGAATAGCAGATCTGGCAGAACGTATGCAAATACCCTTGGTTGACTTAAACGATGGACCCTTTGTTACTTACACATATGAAGGAGTTAAAATTGAAATTGCGCGACCAATCTTGGAAGCCGATTACGTGATAAATTTACCGGTACTAAAAACGCATCAGTTAACTAAAATCTCCCTGGGAATTAAAAATCTCAAGGGTGTGCTCAGTCCCAAATCCAAAAAAGATTTTCACCGCCACGGGTTGGAGAAATTTATTGGCTGGCTGCCCACTAAAGTGAGAGTGGACTTCACGGTAATTGACGGGACTTATGCCTTACAAAAAGGTCCGGTTGGAAATGATGTCCATTCCATGAACGTACTGGTGGCCGGAAAAGATCTTCTTGCCCTAGACGCGGTTGGAGCCAGCCTGCTGGGCATCAATCCTAATGATGTAGAGCATCTTCAAGTCTATGCTGGTTTAACGGGCCGGACTCTTGATCTGGCGAGTGTTCAGGTAAAAGGCGAGAGAATCGAGGAGTTGCGCAAGCCGTTAGAATGGCAAAGTAAATGGCCACAAGAGCTCTTAGATCTTTACAAAATTAGCGGCGTTCATATGGAAACACCTGGAAATTCCAATTGCTCCGGCTGTGGCATGGGGATTTTTGTAGCCTTAAATAGATTTTTCCGGGAAAATGCTGGGGCTACCTTCGATGGTGTAGAAATTTGTGCCGGCAGGGAACCGGTAGCCAGCCCCCAAGCCAAAAAGGTCTTCTGTTTAGGAAAGTGTGCATGTGAGACTAATGCTGACCATCCCAATGCGATAAAAATTAGAGGGTGTCCTCCATCGGTGGAGAGAATCTATCTCAGGCTGAAAGAGGAATTGGTGGAAAGAAATTAG
- a CDS encoding thiolase family protein, producing MGVREVVIVSAVRTPFGRYGGSLKNFDCYDLSALVIKEVLDRVNLPGELVEEIYWGAGDTAACKDVYTPVIARQALLKAGLPPETISCTLDKACVSGMSAVQLGYRAIRYGDIDVSIGGGVTTFSQEPLILRGLRFRGHRLGSVVLEDPLYELGYKDYNPVAVDAGEVALEHGIGRQEQDEWALRSHQRYGEAFSRHGFADEIMPVKLPDSGERGDVLRRDEQYRPDITLEKLAQLPTIYGSPTVTAGNAPGLNDGAAAILIMSREKAEKLGLKPLATIVSMANVALPPRLIAEAPAAAVNKVLKQAGLSLSDMNLIEINEAFAAVTLVSSKILAGEDKNRMVKLQERINVNGGAIAIGHANTASGARILMTLVYELARRGGGYGVAAICGGLAQGEAAIVKV from the coding sequence ATGGGAGTAAGAGAAGTGGTTATCGTAAGTGCAGTACGTACCCCATTTGGACGGTACGGCGGGAGTCTGAAAAATTTTGATTGTTATGACTTAAGTGCCCTTGTCATAAAGGAAGTGTTAGATAGAGTTAATTTACCCGGAGAATTAGTGGAGGAAATATACTGGGGAGCTGGGGATACGGCGGCGTGTAAAGATGTTTACACTCCGGTAATAGCCCGGCAGGCCCTATTGAAGGCGGGGCTGCCTCCGGAAACAATTTCATGTACTCTTGATAAAGCCTGTGTTTCCGGTATGTCGGCAGTACAACTGGGATACCGGGCTATAAGATATGGTGACATCGATGTATCAATAGGCGGAGGTGTGACTACTTTCAGTCAGGAACCCTTAATCTTGAGGGGTCTTCGTTTTCGCGGACATCGTTTGGGATCGGTAGTCTTAGAGGATCCTTTATATGAATTAGGATATAAAGATTACAATCCGGTAGCTGTGGATGCGGGAGAAGTTGCTCTGGAACATGGTATAGGTCGTCAAGAACAAGATGAATGGGCTTTACGCAGTCACCAGCGCTACGGGGAAGCGTTTTCTCGTCATGGTTTCGCAGATGAAATTATGCCGGTGAAGTTACCTGATTCCGGTGAACGTGGCGACGTGCTGAGACGGGATGAACAATACCGCCCGGACATCACTCTGGAAAAGCTGGCGCAACTCCCGACCATATATGGCAGTCCTACGGTCACCGCCGGCAACGCTCCCGGGCTCAACGACGGTGCCGCAGCAATACTGATCATGAGCAGGGAAAAAGCAGAAAAGTTGGGTCTAAAACCTCTAGCTACCATTGTCAGTATGGCCAACGTGGCCTTGCCGCCTCGCCTTATAGCGGAGGCTCCTGCTGCTGCCGTGAACAAGGTCTTAAAACAAGCAGGCTTATCTCTATCCGATATGAATTTAATTGAAATTAACGAAGCCTTTGCCGCTGTCACTTTGGTAAGCAGTAAAATATTGGCCGGGGAAGATAAGAACAGAATGGTGAAATTGCAGGAAAGAATTAATGTTAACGGCGGTGCTATAGCAATTGGTCACGCAAATACGGCCTCGGGAGCACGTATCTTAATGACCCTTGTCTATGAACTGGCTCGCAGGGGCGGGGGATACGGAGTAGCTGCTATATGTGGTGGTCTGGCGCAGGGAGAAGCGGCAATTGTTAAAGTATGA
- a CDS encoding enoyl-CoA hydratase/isomerase family protein, producing MLKYEKGVEAMYESIIVEKEGAVGIISLNRPKKLNSLNLKVFQEMSDALKECTQDNDLKVLILSGSEKVFGAGADLKMISEEAPTSLKAHYFFSRQALPIYHQLAEFPGPTIAAISGLALGGVFELALACDLRIASETATFGLPEINLGLIPGGGGTQRLPRLVGMTKAKELLFTGDTFDAQEAYRIGLVNKVVAPDRLMEEAKYMANRLAQKPAFALQLLKKAVNQGMELPLPLALELEGRCFELLFSTEDAKEGIRAFMEKRKPNFPGN from the coding sequence TTGTTAAAGTATGAGAAAGGAGTTGAGGCCATGTATGAAAGTATTATAGTCGAAAAAGAAGGTGCGGTGGGCATTATTTCCCTTAACCGGCCGAAGAAATTGAACTCGCTCAATCTTAAAGTCTTTCAGGAAATGTCGGACGCCCTAAAGGAATGTACTCAAGATAACGACCTCAAAGTACTGATTTTGTCGGGTAGCGAGAAAGTTTTTGGAGCCGGAGCCGACTTGAAGATGATTTCCGAGGAAGCTCCTACTTCTTTAAAGGCTCACTACTTCTTTAGTCGACAGGCTCTTCCTATATACCACCAATTAGCAGAATTTCCGGGACCAACTATAGCTGCCATCAGCGGGTTGGCATTAGGGGGAGTATTTGAACTGGCTTTGGCATGTGATTTGCGTATCGCTTCCGAAACAGCTACTTTTGGTTTACCGGAAATCAACCTGGGCTTGATTCCTGGAGGAGGGGGCACGCAACGTTTACCACGTCTGGTGGGGATGACCAAGGCGAAGGAACTTTTATTTACCGGCGATACGTTTGATGCCCAGGAAGCCTACCGTATAGGGTTAGTGAATAAAGTGGTTGCTCCTGATCGGCTAATGGAGGAGGCTAAGTATATGGCGAACAGACTAGCCCAGAAGCCAGCGTTCGCATTACAACTGCTTAAGAAGGCGGTCAATCAAGGGATGGAATTACCTCTTCCCTTGGCTTTAGAACTTGAAGGAAGATGTTTTGAACTTCTATTTTCTACCGAAGATGCTAAAGAAGGGATCCGGGCCTTTATGGAAAAACGCAAGCCTAATTTCCCCGGTAATTAG
- a CDS encoding 2-hydroxyacyl-CoA dehydratase subunit D, which produces MVIDTVLSNYSLELLLPVQNPFINKWQSQGKKVFGYFCKVPKELLHAAGILPIRLLGTFQELKETHQHFPPVFCHYARSVLELGLNKELSSLDGIIGVNMCDTIVHIVNALETSVALPHYHFLNRPHDAGVRSARIFFRKEVIKLKNRLETITGTPITPDQIKRSVELYNQIREMVKKIEVLRGKFPQPKLSGSTAAQIALIGQVIPPEENLKMLKQIPPLLAKQDASGDQERVRIHLSGSVLQDLSLYQLIEETGGTVVSDDLCSGSRFFGEQIELTDDPLFCLSDYYLQNLSCPVMHTKGEDEKRLQDILSKVEQHHAEAVIFSLQKFCDPHQFDLPYLLNRLREAGIPVMTVEVDRSANSQQLRTRLQAFFETIRGGSL; this is translated from the coding sequence ATGGTGATAGATACGGTACTTTCTAATTATAGTTTGGAACTACTGCTTCCGGTACAAAATCCTTTTATAAATAAGTGGCAATCGCAAGGCAAAAAAGTTTTCGGTTATTTTTGCAAAGTACCGAAGGAACTCCTGCATGCAGCGGGCATATTACCAATACGCTTGTTAGGCACGTTTCAAGAACTGAAAGAAACTCACCAACATTTTCCTCCAGTATTCTGTCATTATGCTCGTAGCGTGCTGGAATTAGGTTTAAATAAAGAATTGAGCAGTCTTGATGGAATAATAGGAGTTAACATGTGTGATACGATAGTACATATAGTTAACGCTCTGGAAACCAGTGTAGCATTGCCCCATTATCATTTCTTGAACCGACCTCATGATGCCGGGGTAAGATCAGCCCGGATATTTTTCCGGAAGGAAGTTATCAAACTGAAAAATCGTCTGGAGACGATAACTGGAACCCCTATAACTCCTGACCAGATTAAGCGATCGGTGGAACTCTATAACCAGATACGGGAAATGGTGAAAAAAATTGAGGTATTGCGAGGAAAGTTTCCTCAGCCAAAGTTAAGCGGGTCCACAGCGGCGCAAATAGCCCTGATTGGCCAGGTGATTCCGCCGGAAGAAAATTTAAAAATGCTGAAGCAAATACCACCCCTGCTGGCTAAACAAGACGCCTCCGGAGATCAGGAGAGAGTGCGGATACATCTTTCGGGCAGCGTACTGCAGGATCTTTCCCTCTACCAGTTAATAGAGGAGACAGGGGGTACCGTGGTTTCCGACGACCTTTGCTCCGGCAGTAGATTTTTCGGAGAGCAGATAGAGTTAACAGACGATCCCCTCTTTTGCCTGAGTGATTACTATTTACAAAATCTATCATGTCCTGTAATGCACACCAAAGGAGAAGATGAAAAACGTTTGCAAGATATTTTGTCCAAGGTTGAACAACATCATGCAGAGGCAGTTATTTTTAGTTTACAAAAATTTTGTGATCCCCATCAGTTTGATCTCCCTTATCTTTTGAACCGCCTCCGAGAAGCCGGAATACCAGTTATGACAGTGGAGGTAGACCGTTCTGCCAATTCCCAGCAACTCCGGACGCGCCTGCAGGCCTTTTTCGAGACTATCAGGGGAGGGTCATTATGA
- a CDS encoding 2-hydroxyacyl-CoA dehydratase subunit D, giving the protein MKKGTDRAIPSLTVTKAIYPLVKQFYQEAWQAKEQGKLICWAGVGDPRELFWAMNLVPVFPENFSAACGAKQVAGNACAIAEAHGYSRETCSYFRNTFGYMVGKDELPPPPGGGMPDPDLLILTVNSCHTRPKWWRIMERHLDVPTFILEAPTIPWDMRRNHIEPHYLDFVVEQLKELVSFIEKHTGERLNMDRLAEAIWLGDKASQLIQEVYRLRKAKPCPVGAEDMMTTIFPIIVLRGTRESVDFYEKMLQEVRERVETKTGVLAHEKFRLLVDNIPPWYTKGLYNYFHQFQALAVAETYTTTFGWESRMDPGNPWESLARSTISNWLNISFREKGEVLLQVAKDYSIDGAVFLVNRSCKVYTGSNTYLSNLLQREMGIPSLILEADQTDPRDYVDGLVKNRIDAFMEMLASR; this is encoded by the coding sequence ATGAAGAAAGGCACCGACCGAGCGATACCTTCGCTAACGGTAACCAAAGCTATCTACCCGTTAGTAAAACAATTCTATCAAGAAGCCTGGCAAGCAAAAGAACAGGGAAAACTTATCTGCTGGGCGGGTGTAGGAGATCCCCGGGAGTTGTTCTGGGCTATGAATCTGGTACCCGTTTTCCCGGAGAATTTTAGTGCAGCGTGTGGGGCCAAACAAGTTGCGGGAAACGCTTGTGCCATTGCGGAAGCTCACGGCTATTCGCGAGAAACTTGTTCCTATTTTCGCAATACTTTCGGTTATATGGTAGGAAAGGACGAGTTGCCACCCCCACCAGGCGGGGGAATGCCGGATCCTGATCTACTAATTTTGACGGTGAACTCCTGCCACACTCGTCCCAAGTGGTGGCGAATTATGGAAAGACATTTGGATGTACCCACCTTCATTCTGGAAGCTCCTACCATACCCTGGGATATGCGCAGGAATCACATTGAACCGCATTACCTTGACTTTGTGGTGGAGCAATTGAAGGAATTGGTCAGTTTTATTGAGAAGCATACAGGGGAAAGATTGAATATGGACCGATTGGCAGAGGCCATATGGCTGGGAGATAAAGCTTCGCAGTTAATACAGGAAGTTTACCGGTTGCGAAAGGCCAAACCTTGCCCGGTCGGAGCAGAGGATATGATGACCACCATCTTTCCCATTATTGTGCTAAGAGGCACCCGGGAATCGGTCGATTTTTACGAAAAAATGCTACAGGAAGTAAGAGAACGGGTGGAAACAAAAACGGGCGTTCTGGCTCATGAGAAATTTCGCTTGCTGGTGGACAATATTCCTCCTTGGTATACCAAAGGGCTTTACAACTATTTTCACCAGTTCCAGGCGCTAGCGGTGGCAGAAACATACACCACCACTTTTGGTTGGGAATCCAGAATGGATCCGGGAAACCCATGGGAAAGTTTGGCTCGAAGTACCATTTCTAACTGGCTAAACATTTCTTTTCGTGAAAAAGGGGAAGTGTTACTGCAGGTAGCTAAAGATTACAGTATTGATGGTGCCGTATTTCTAGTCAACAGAAGCTGTAAAGTCTATACCGGATCCAATACTTATTTATCGAACCTTTTGCAGCGAGAAATGGGTATTCCCAGCTTAATTCTCGAGGCAGATCAGACAGATCCGAGAGATTATGTGGACGGTTTGGTTAAAAATCGAATTGACGCTTTTATGGAAATGTTGGCCTCTAGATAA
- a CDS encoding sigma-54 interaction domain-containing protein, with product MSQQERDFPESIDTSILSLKGLIGKSSTMRNLLDLIERVAAFDSTVLITGETGVGKEMIGNVIHSSSSRRHGPFIKINCAAIPENLLEAEFFGYEPGSFTGALRQGKEGIFEAANQGSVFLDEIGDLPFSLQGKLLRVLQEKEVMRIGGTKPRKVDVRVIAATNRDLGEMVARQKFRADLFYRLNVIPVYVPPLRERKEDIPVLIDYFMDYFQRKFGVKKYCSPDVYKILEEYDWPGNVRELRNMVERLFVMTKPGESITAETIRKGGFLIKKSSFAQGQYTVVREVGPLKEVIKEVEEQLIQLSLKKYSTLREAAEALGIDPSTLWRKRKRATKGKR from the coding sequence ATGTCGCAACAAGAGCGAGACTTCCCGGAATCAATAGACACTAGTATTCTCTCGCTAAAGGGGCTTATTGGCAAGTCTTCCACAATGCGAAATTTGCTGGATTTAATAGAACGAGTTGCGGCTTTCGATTCTACGGTTCTCATTACAGGAGAAACGGGTGTAGGAAAAGAGATGATAGGAAATGTCATTCACTCCAGCAGTAGTCGCCGGCATGGACCGTTTATAAAAATCAACTGCGCGGCTATTCCGGAAAATCTGTTGGAAGCAGAATTTTTTGGTTATGAACCCGGTTCTTTTACCGGAGCGTTACGCCAAGGAAAAGAAGGTATCTTTGAGGCGGCTAATCAAGGCAGCGTTTTCTTGGATGAAATCGGAGACCTTCCTTTTAGCCTTCAAGGCAAATTGCTGCGGGTTTTACAGGAAAAAGAAGTAATGCGCATAGGAGGCACTAAACCACGAAAGGTCGATGTCCGGGTTATCGCTGCTACCAACAGGGATTTGGGAGAAATGGTTGCCCGCCAAAAATTTCGGGCCGACCTTTTTTACAGGCTAAATGTTATACCGGTATACGTACCGCCCCTCCGGGAGAGAAAAGAGGATATTCCGGTTTTAATAGATTATTTCATGGATTATTTTCAAAGAAAGTTCGGTGTTAAAAAATACTGTAGCCCGGATGTGTATAAGATCCTGGAAGAATATGATTGGCCTGGTAATGTCCGTGAGTTAAGAAATATGGTGGAAAGACTTTTTGTTATGACCAAACCGGGAGAAAGTATTACGGCGGAAACTATACGAAAAGGCGGTTTCTTGATAAAGAAAAGTAGTTTCGCCCAAGGGCAGTATACCGTTGTAAGGGAAGTAGGACCTCTCAAAGAGGTGATTAAAGAGGTGGAAGAACAATTGATCCAACTGTCGCTAAAAAAATACAGTACCTTACGGGAAGCAGCTGAAGCTCTGGGAATAGATCCATCTACCCTCTGGCGCAAAAGAAAGAGGGCAACTAAAGGAAAAAGATAA